A region of the Euzebyales bacterium genome:
GGCCGCCCGGGCGCGATCGAGTTGGCCGTGCTGGTCGACCGCGGCCACCGTGAGCTGCCGATCCGCGCCGACTACGTCGGCAAGAACCTGCCGACGGCGCGCGACGAGGTCGTACGGGTGCGGCTGACCGAGCACGACGGCGTCGACCGCGTGACCATCGAGCACAGGGCGGGTGACCGATGACGACGTCCAGGGCGACGGTGTCCGAGACGACCGCCGCCGCCGGCGGTGGCGGGCTGCGCCACCTGCTGGACATGGCGGCGCTCGATGCCGACACGATCACGACCATCCTCGACACCGCGCAGGCCTTCGAGCAACTGGCGGCGCGACCGATCAAGAAGGTGCCGACCCTGCGGGGCCGGACCGTGTGCAACCTGTTCTTCGAGGACTCGACGCGCACGCGGGTCAGCTTCGAGATCGCAGCGAAGCGGCTGTCGGCCGACGTGCTCAACTTCTCGGCCAAGGGCTCGAGCGTCTCCAAAGGGGAGTCACTGAAGGACACGGCGCTGACGCTGCAGGCGATGGGCGTCGATGCCGTCGTCGTGCGCCACTGGGCACCGGGCGCGCCGTGGCAGCTCACGCACTGGCTGGACGCCCGTGTGCTCAACGCCGGCGACGGGCCGCATCAGCACCCGACCCAGGCGCTGCTCGACCTGTTCACGCTGCGGTCACACTTCGGCCGTCTGGACGGACTGCACGTGGCGGTCGTCGGAGACGTGCTGCACTCGCGCGTTGCGCGCAGCCTGGTCCAGGGGCTGCGGACGATGGGCGCGGGCGTCACGCTGGTCGGTCCACCGACGCTGCTGCCCATCCGTGCGGGCGGGTGGGGCGTCGACGTCACGCACGTTCTCGATCCCGTGCTGGACAAGGCCGACGTCGTGTACCTGTTGCGGGTGCAGCGCGAGCGCATGCGCGAGCAGTTCATCCCGTCGACGCGGGAGTACGCTCGGATCTGGGGCATGGACCGTCGGCGTCTCGGCCGGTTGTCGGACCACGCCGTGATCATGCACCCTGGCCCGATGAACCGCGGCATCGAGCTCACCGCCGACGTCGCCGATGCTCCGAACTCGCTGATCACACAGCAGGTCGCCAACGGCGTGGCGGTGCGCATGAGCTGCCTGTACCTGATGCTCGGCGGCGACCACCCGACCCAAGGCACCGAGTCATGACCTCATGCAGCGTCAGCGGTAGGTCACGTGGCCAGACCTCATGCAGCGTCAGCGGTAGGTCGTCCGCGTGACCGCCCGCTCGTTGTTCACCTTCACCGGCGTGCGCGTGGTCGACCCGGCCAGCGGCACCGACCGGATCGCCAACGTGGTGATCGAAGGCGACCGCGTCGCGTCGGTCGGCAACGAGTCCCGCGGCCTGCGGATCGATGCCGACGGCATGGTGCTGGCACCCGGCCTGGTCGACCTGCACGTGCACCTGCGCGAACCCGGCGGCGAGGACGCCGAGACCGTCGAGACCGGCACGACGGCGGCGGCGGCCGGTGGCTTCACCGCCGTGTGCCCGATGGCCAACACGGATCCCGTGGCCGATCACGCCGGTGTGGTCGAGCAGGTGCTGCGCCTGGCTCGCGAGGCGGGGATGTGCGACGTGTACCCGGTCGGCGCCGTCACGCGGGGGCTGGCGGGCGAGGAGCTCGCCGAGCTCGGCGCGATGGCCGCGGTCGGGGTGCGGTGCTTCTCCGACGACGGTCATCCGGTGGCGTCGGCACGCATGATGCGGCAGGCGCTGGCGTACGCGCGGACGTGGGACGCGATCGTGTGCAACCACGCCGAGGAGCCCACGTTGACGCGTGGCGCGCAGATGCACGAGGGCGACCAGTCGGACCTGCTGGGGCTGACCGGTTGGCCACGCGAGGCCGAGGAGTCGATGGTCGCCCGGGACCTCATCCTGGCGCGGGGGCTGGATGCGCGGCTGCACGTCCCGCACGTGTCGACCGCGGAGACGGTGGCGCTGATCCGCGCGGCGAAGGCCGACGGCACCCGGGTGACCGCCGAGGTGACGCCCCACCACTTCACGCTGACCGACGAGCAGGTCTCGTCCTACGACCCGGTCTACAAGGTCAACCCGCCACTGCGGTTGAAGACCGATGTCGAGGCGGTCCGGGCGGGACTGGCGGACGGGACGATCGACGCCATCGCGACCGACCACGCGCCCCACCCACCGGAGCACAAGGAGCGGGACTGGACCGCGGCGCCGTGCGGGATGCTGGGGCTGGAGACGGCGCTGGCGGTCACGCTGACCGAACTGGTGCGACCTGGTGTGCTGACGCTGTCGGAGGCCATCGCTGCGCTGTCGACCGGGCCGGCGCGCAGCCGTGACATCACGAGCCACGGGGGACCGATCGCCGCGGGCATGCCTGCGAACCTGGTCGTGTTCGATCCCGAGCAGCGCTGGACGGTCGCGGTGGGCTCCTCGCACAGCCTGAGCCGCAACACGCCGTTCGCCGGCCGCCAGCTGTGGGGTCGCGTGCACCACACGCTGCTGCGCGGACGCTTCACCGTGCGGGACGGGTATCCCGTGCGGCGAGGCGAAGCAGATGACGACGAAGAGATGGACGACGTGTCGTGATGATCCAACGACCGGCGCGGGCGTTGCTCGTGCTCGAGGACGGCGAGGTGTTCGTCGGGGAGGCGTTCGGCGCCCCCGGGACCACCACCGGTGAGGTCGTGTTCAACACGAGCCTGACCGGCTACCAGGAGGTGCTGACGGATCCCAGCTACCACCGTCAGCTGGTGGCGATGACCACGCCGCACCAGGGCAACTACGGCACCACCGGCGACGATGCCGAGGCCTCGTCGGTCCAGGTCGCCGGCTTCGTCGTGCGGGCGGCCAGCCGGATGCACTCGAACTGGCGTGCCACCGGCGGGCTGAGCGACGAGCTCGCCGACGCGGGCGTCGTCGGCATCACCGAGGTCGACACGCGGCGCCTCGCCCGCCACATCCGTTCGGCGGGGGCCATGCGGGCCGGCGTGAGCTCCGATCTCGACTGCGACGAACTGCTCGAGCTGGTACGTGCGACGCCGACGATGACCGGTGCCGATCTGGCGCGCGAAGTGACCACCGGCGCCCCCTACGACGCGGGTGACGCGGACGCGCCGTTCCGGGTCGTGGCCTACGACTTCGGCATCAAGCGCAACATCCTGCGCCTGCTGACGGATGCGGGTTGCGCCGTGCGGGTCGTGCCGGCCACCACGCCCGCCAACGAGGTGCTGGCGCACGAGCCGAACGGCGTGTTCTGCTCGAACGGACCGGGTGACCCGGCGGCCGTGACGTACGGCATCGCGGCCATCGCCGATCTGCTCGCGGAGCGGACGCCGGTGTTCGGCATCTGCCTGGGCCACCAGCTGCTGGGGCACGCCGTCGGTGCAACGACCTACAAGCTGCCGTTCGGCCACCGGGGCACCAACCAGCCCGTGCGCAACGCCGCGCGCCGCTCCGTGGAGATCTCGACGCACAACCATGGCTTCGCGGTCGACGTCGACTCCCTGGACGGGGCGGACCGGTTCGGGCGCGTGACGGCGTCACATGTCAACCTCAACGACGGGGTCAACGAGGGACTGCTGTGCCGTGACGTGCCGGCGTTCAGCGTCCAGTACCACCCCGAGGCCGCGCCGGGGCCCCACGACGGGCGCTACCTGTTCACCCAGTTCACCGACCTGATGCGTCGCTGTGGCCGCAGCCCGGTCGGCACCGGCGCGAGGGGGCACGACGATGCCGGCGCGTAGCGACATCGACACGATCCTCATCCTCGGCTCGGGCCCGATCGTCATCGGTCAGGCCTGCGAGTTCGACTACTCGGGCGCGCAGGCCTGCAAGGTGCTGCGCCGTGAGGGCTACCGGGTCGTCCTGGTCAACTCGAACCCGGCGACGATCATGACCGACCCGGCGTTCGCCGACGCGACCTACGTCGAGCCCCTGACGGTCGACATGGTCACCAAGGTCATCGCACGTGAGGTCGAGGGCGAGAGCGAGCGCCGGCGAGCCGGTGGGCGGGGATCTGCGGGTGCGGGCGAGCGCCAGCGAGCCGGTGGGCGGGGATCTGGTAGGCACCGCCTGGCGCTGCTGCCGACGCTGGGCGGCCAGACCGGGTTGAACGTGGCGATGGACCTCGCCGACGCGGGTGTGCTCGACCGGTACGGCGTCGAACCGATCGGCGCGGGCCTCGAGAGCATCTCGCTGGCCGAGGACCGCCGCAAGTTCGCCGAGGCCATGGGTGAGATCGGGCTGGAGGTCGCGCGGTCGGGCGAGGCCCGCGACCTTGCGACCGCCCGCGAGTTGGCGCGTCAGATGGGCTTCCCGGTGCTCGTGCGCTCGTCGTTCACGCTGGGCGGTGCCGGCAGCGGGGTGGCCGGGGACTGGGACACGTTCGAGCGTCTGGTGGCCGAGGGCCTCGACGCGAGCCCGATCACCCAGGTGCAGATCGACGAGTCGCTGCTGGGGTGGAAGGAGTATGAGCTGGAGGTGATGCGTGACCACGCCGACAACTGCGTGGTCGTGTGCACCATCGAGAACCTCGACGCGATGGGTGTGCACACGGGTGACTCGATCACCGTCGCGCCGGCGATGACGCTGTCGGATGTCGAGTTCCAGCAGTTGCGCAACGCGTCGTTCGCGGTGATGCGCAAGATCGGTGTCGAGACCGGCGGTAGCAACGTGCAGTTCGCGATCGACCCGGCGACCGGCCGGATCCGGGTCGTGGAGATGAACCCGAGGGTCTCGCGGTCGAGTGCCCTGGCGTCGAAGGCGACGGGGTTCCCGATCGCCAAGATCGCCGCCCAGCTGGCCGTGGGCTACCGCCTCGACGAGATCGGCAACGACATCACCGGTGAGACGCTCGCCGCGTTCGAGCCGTCGATCGACTACGTCGTCACGAAGATCCCGCGGTTCAACCTCGAGAAGTTCGCCGGTGTCGACCCGACGCTGACCACGCGGATGAAGAGCGTCGGCGAGGTCATGGCGATCGGCCGGACGTTCACCGAGTCGCTGGGCAAGGCGCTGCGCTCGCTCGAGGACGGCACGGTCGGCCTGGTGGGCGCCAACGACGAGCGGACCGACGACGAGCTCGCCGACGCGCTGCGCACGCCCACGCCGACGCGGCTCCACGACGCCGACGCGGCGCTCACACGCGGATGGGAGTCCGCGCGCGTCGCGGCGTTGACCGGCTACGACCCCTGGTTCTGCGATCAGCTCGCCCAGATCGTCCAGCTGCGACGTGCGCTGCGGGCGTGTGAGACCCTGGCGAACGTCGACGCATGGCTGTTGCGACGCGCCAAGCGCACCGGCTTCGGTGACGCGATGATCGCCGGCCTGTTCGGCGTGGACGAGGCGGCCGTGCGCCGCCGCCGCCGTGAGCTGGGCGTGGTGCCGGTGTTCAAGACCGTGGACACCTGCGCCGCCGAGTTCGCCGCGTCCACGCCCTACCACTACTCGACGTACGAGGACACCACCGAGGTCCGCCACAGCGACCGCCCACGGGTCATGATCCTGGGCTCCGGCCCGAACCGCATCGGGCAGGGGATCGAGTTCGACTACTGCTGCGTCCATGCCGTGCAGGCCCTGTCCGAGGCCGGCTACGAGACCATCATGGTCAACTGCAACCCCGAGACGGTGTCGACGGACTACGACACCGCCGACCGCCTGTACTTCGAGCCGCTAACGGTGGAGGACGTGCTGGCCGTCCACGACGCCGAGGTGGCGGCCGGCGGCGGGGACATCGGGGTGCTGGTCCAGTTCGGCGGACAGACGCCGCTGAAGCTGGCGCACGCGCTGGAGGCCGAGGGCGTGCGCATCCTGGGCACGGCTCCGGAGGCGATCGACCGGGCCGAGGACCGCGGCAGGTTCGGCGCGCTGCTCGCAGACCTGACGATCCCGCAGCCCGAGGGCGGCATCGCGACCTCGCACGACGACGCGCTGGCCGTCGCGCGGCGCATCGGCTTCCCCGTGCTGCTGCGACCCTCCTACGTGCTGGGCGGCCGCGCGATGGCGATCACCTACGACGACGAGCAGTTGCGTGACTGGCTCGAGGCCAATGCCGCCGAGGGCGCCGTGCTGGTCGACAGGTTTCTCGAGTCGGCGGTCGAGCTCGACGTCGACGCGGTCTACGACGGCGCCGAGGTCTTCGTCGGCGGCATCACCGAGCACATCGAGGAGGCCGGAGTGCACTCTGGCGACTCGGCGTGCGTGCTGCCGCCGTTCACGCTGGGTCGCGCGCAGCTGGCGCTGCTGCGCGAGCAGACGCGCGAGATCGCGCACGCGCTGGGGACGCGCGGTCTGATCAACATCCAGTTCGCCCTGCGCGACGACGTGGCGCTGGTGCTGGAGGCCAACCCCAGGGCGTCGCGCACGACGCCGTTCGTCTCCAAGGCGACGGGTGTCCCGCTGGCGAAGCTGGCGGCTCGGGTGATGGTCGGAGCGACGCTCGCGGAACTGCGCGACGAGGGGATGGCGCCACCGCTGGACATGGTCACGGCGGCGCCGCTGGGCTACACGGCCGTGAAGGAGGCGGTGCTGCCGTTCAACCGCTTCCCGGGCGTCGACACGCGCCTGGGTCCGGAGATGCGCTCGACCGGTGAGGTCATGGGCATCGACGCCAACTTCGGCGTCGCGTTCGCCAAGAGCCAGGCGGGCACCGGCGCGATGGTGCTGCCCGAGAAGGGCACGGTCTTCGTCTCGATCGCGAACCGTGACAAGCGGGCGCTGATCTTCCCGGTCAAGCGCCTCGCCGAGCTGGGCTTCAACATCGTGGCGACGGAGGGCACCGCAGCCACGCTGCGCCGCAGCGGCGTCGACGCGCAGGTGGTGGCCAAGTACCTGGAGGCGCGGGTCCACGGCGGGACGTCGATCGTCGATCGCATCGAGGCCGGGGAGGTGGACCTGGTGTTCAACACGCCCCGCGGTGGCATCGGCCCCCGCGCGGACGGCTACGAGATCCGGACCGCCGCGGTGCGCCACGGGGTGCCATGCATCACAACGCTCTCGGGCATCCTGGCCGCCATCCAGGGCATCGAGGCCCTGCGCGTCGGTGGGGTCGGCGTACGCAGCCTCCAGGAGTTCCACACCGAGGCGCGGACGGCGCTGGGCGTCGAGGCCCGCTGATGACCGGCACGGTCGACGTCACGACCGGCGCGCTCGTCGCGCGCCGTCCGGTCGGCGCCTACCACGCGTTGTCGATCGCGGCGCCGGCCATCGCGGCCAACGCCGCGCCGGGCCAGTTCGTCAGCGTGGGAGTCGACGCGGCGGACACCGTGCTGCGTCGTCCGTTCGCCATCGCAGGCGTCGACACCGGCGCCGGCACCATCGAACTGGTCATGGCCGTCGTCGGAGCCGGCACCGCATGGCTGGCGTCCCGACCGGTCTCGACGCCACTGGACATCGTAGGACCGCTGGGCACCAGTTTCGTCCCGCCGGAACGACCGGCGCGCTGTCTGCTCGTCGGCGGTGGGTACGGGGTGGCGCCACTGGCCTGGTCGGCGTCCCGGCTCGCAGCCGGCGGCAACGCGGTGGAACTGCTCAACGGCGCGCGCACCGCGTCCGTGCTGTACCCCGTCGCCCCGCGGCCGGGGCAGGTCACCATCCACGAGGTGACCCAGGACGGCAGCCGGGGCGCCACGGGCCTGGTCACTGACGCGTTGCGTGCCCGGCTGGCCGACCATCCGGGTCAGCACGACGGAACGCCGACCGTGGTGCACGCCTGCGGACCGATGCCGATGCTCGTCGCCGTCGCCGGGGTGTGCGCCGCCCATGACGTCGCCTGCCAGGTGGCCGTCGAAGAGCACATGGGCTGTTCGATCGGGGTGTGCATGACGTGCGTCGTGCCCACCGTCGCCGGCAACGTCCGCTCCTGCATCGACGGACCGGTGCTCGACGCCGCTCGCATCGAGTGGACGTCGGTGCTCGGCCGTCGATCGGGACCGACGGCACGGGCGACGTCCACGAACCGCGGCGACCACGCCGGGAGTGGGCGGCCGTGAGCGTCGATCTGGCCGTCGAGCTCGGACCGCTGCGACTGCGCAACCCGATCATGACCGCCAGCGGCTGTTTCGCCAGTGGGCGCGAGATGGCGCGCTTCTTCCCGCTGTCCACGCTCGGGGCGATGGTGACCAAGTCGGTGACCCTCGAGCCCCGGGAGGGTCTGCCGACGCCGAGGATGGCCGAGACCCCGGCGGGCATGCTCAACGCAATCGGCTTGCAGAACCCCGGTGTCGACGTCTGGCTCGAGCGCGATCTGCCGTGGCTGGCCGCCCGGGACGTTCCCGTGATCGCCAGCATCGCGGCACGCACCGTCGACGAGTACGGGTTGCTCGCCAAGCGCCTCCGCGACGTGCCGGGCCTCGCTGCGCTCGAGGTCAACATCTCGTGTCCGAATGTCGAGGACCGTGGCATCGTCTTCTCGTGCCGGACCGGCCCGACGGGCGAGGCGATCGCGGCCGTCACCTCCACCGTCGACCTGCCAGTCTTCGCCAAGCTGACGCCGGACGTCACGGACATCGCGATCATCGCGGCGGCGGCGGTCGACGCGGGCGCGACCGGCGTGAGCCTGATCAACACCCTGCTCGGCATGGCGATCGACGTCGAGGCACGTCGCCCGAGGCTGGCGGCAGGGACCGGCGGACTGTCGGGTCCCGCGATCCGGCCGGTCGCAGTGCGCGCCGTCCACCAGGTGCACAGCGCACTCGGTCCCGTGCCGATCATCGGGCTCGGTGGCGTGCGTACCGCGTCCGACGTCCTCGAGATGGTCATGGCGGGAGCCAGCGCCGTGGCGATCGGAACGGCCACCTTCGCCGACCCGCTGGCCATCCCCCGCGCCGTCGAGGACCTCGAGACCTGGCTGGCTGACCACGACGAGCCGTCGATCGCCGGGCTGCGCGGCGCCGTGTCGGACGGAGGCCGGTGATGGCACCCGCGCGAATCGCCGTGGCGTTGGACACAGACGACGAGGCGCGCCTGACCACGCTCGCCGCGGCGGTCGCCGACGAGGTCGATGTGCTGAAGATCGGCCTGCAGGCGCTGCTGTCGCTGGGGCCGCGCGCCATCGGTCTGGCGGCGGCGCACGCGCCGGTCTTCTGCGACGCCAAGCTGCATGACATCCCGCACACCGTCGCGGGTGCGGCACGCGCCGCCGCCGCGCACGGCGCCGCCATGCTGACCGTGCATGCCGGCGGTGGCGCGGCCATGGTCGCCGCCGCCGTCGATGCCGCGCCGGACGTCGACATCCTCGCGGTCACCGTCCTGACGAGCATCGACGATGACGAGCTGTCGGCGCTCGGCGTCGGTGGGGCGGCGCGACTGGTGCCCCGTCTCGCGTCCCGTGCGGTGGCGGCGGGTGCAGCCGGTATCGTGTGCGCTGGAGACGAAGTTGCGACGGTGCGTGAGACCGTCGGCGGCGACGTGACACTCGTCGTGCCGGGCGTCCGGCCGGAGGGAGCAGCGATGCATGATCAGGCTCGTGTCGTGACGCCGCGGGCGGCGGTCGAGGCGGGCGCGGACCTGCTGGTCATCGGACGCGCGGTCACGACCGCGGCCGACCCGGCCGCAGCTGTCCGCCTCATCCGTCGGCAGATCGCGGCGACGTCGTCGGTCGGCGGGGCGTCACGGCCGTGACACGGGAACGCCTCGCCCGGCGGATCCGCGCACGGTCGCACCTGACCGGGCACTTCGTGCTGCGTTCGGGTGCGACCAGCACCGAATACTTCGACAAGTACCTCTTCGAATCGGATCCCCCGCTGCTGTGGGACATCGCCGAGGCGATGGCCCCGCTGGTCCCCGACGACATCGACGCGTTGGCCGGCCTCGAGCTCGGCGGTGTGCCGTTGGCCGTCGTGCTGTCGCAGGTCACCGGGCTGCCGACGCGCTTCGTGCGCAAGGAAGCGAAGACCTACGGGACCGCCCGGTTCGCCGAGGGTGGTGCGGTCGACCGACTGCGGCTGGTCATCGTGGAGGACGTCATCACGACCGGCGGCCAGGTCCGGGCGTCCGCCGGCGACCTTCGTGAACTCGGCGCGATCGTCGACCAGGTCGTGTGCGTGATCGACCGTGAAGCCGGCGGTGCACAGAAGCTCGCCGAGGACGATCTCAAGTTGTCGGCGCTGTTCACCGCCAGCGAGCTGTAGATGGGCGGCCGGGTGCGGTACTCGTTGGTGGACGGCGGTGCGTCCGACGGGTCGCGCATGCCGGCGTGTCCGCCGCGACCGGGAGTTGAAGATCGCCGCCACGAGGTTCACCCGCTCAGCGCGGCGGATAGTATGCGCGCACGTTCCGGCGAGTCGTCCGAGGAGGACCCATGCCGTTGCCCGAACTCGATGACGACGCCCGGCGAGAGGCGCTCAACAAGGCTGCGGAGGCACGCAAGCTCCGTGCCGAGATGAAGCAGCGGCTGAAGGCGGGTGAGATCCACCTCGGAGAAGTGCTCGCGCGAGCTGACGACGACGAGGTGATCGCCAAGACCCGGGTGTCCGAGGTGCTGGAGTCGATGCCGAAGGTCGGCCGGGTGCGGGCCCGGCGGCTGATGGAACGTCTCGACATCTCGCCGTCGCGACGCCTGCGCGGCCTCGGCGTCAACCAGCGGGAGCGGCTGCTCGCCGAGTTCTCCGGGCAGTGACCGGTCACGTCCTCCGACGCGGCGCCTGACATGGGATCGGGCAGCACCACGACGGCGGGTGACGGATCGCGGATCGCTGTCCTCAGTGGCCCCGGGGGCGTCGGCAAGGGCACGGTGATCGCCGCGCTGCGCGACAGGCTCGAGGGCTGGACCGTCTCGGTGTCGGCCACGACCCGCCGCCCGCGCGAGGGGGAGCGCGACGGTGTCTCCTACCACTTCGTGACGGATGCCGAGTTCGATCGCATGATCGCCGAGGACGAGCTGCTCGAGTGGGCCCGGTTCGGCGGCAACCGCTACGGCACGCCGTGGCGCAGCGTCCGGGAGCCGCTGGCGGCCGGCCGGCCCATCCTCTTGGAGCTGGAGATCAACGGTGCGCTGGCCGTCCAGAAGGAGTTCCCCCAGGCGTTGCTGATCTTCCTGCATCCGCCGGATCTGGACACACTGGTCGCGCGCATGCAGGGGCGGGGCGCTGACGACGAGCGGCGGGTGGCCGAACGCATGGCACTCGGGGAGTGGGAGCTGGCCCAGGCGTCGGCCTTCGATCACCGGGTGGTGAACGACGACATCGACGCGGCCGCCGACGAGATCGCCCGTATACTGGCTGCGGGCGCCGGTTGACATCCGGGTGCCCGCTTTCGCATTCACATCGACGCCGCACGCAAGGAGCACCTCATCGCTACCATCGACGATCTGCTGTCGAAGGTCGACAGCAAGTACACGCTGGTGCACCTGGCGGCACAGCGCGCGCGGGAGATCAACGACTACTACCACTCCCTCGGCGAGGGACTGGGGCAGTACACGCCCCCGTTGGTCGAACAGGTGGACTCCAACAAGCCCCTGTCGATCGCCCTCGAGGAGATCGCCGCGACCAAGATCGTGCCGCAGTACGCCGGCGACCGTCGACGTGCCGCCGAGGATCTGCTGGGAGGCACCGAGGAGCAGGGCGGCGCCGAGATCTACG
Encoded here:
- the rpoZ gene encoding DNA-directed RNA polymerase subunit omega; the protein is MLSKVDSKYTLVHLAAQRAREINDYYHSLGEGLGQYTPPLVEQVDSNKPLSIALEEIAATKIVPQYAGDRRRAAEDLLGGTEEQGGAEIYAIGDATVDESDVTADDGDEAAPADDDAPAS